In Candida dubliniensis CD36 chromosome 6, complete sequence, the following are encoded in one genomic region:
- a CDS encoding pantothenate kinase, putative (In S. cerevisiae: pantothenate kinase (ATP:D-pantothenate 4'-phosphotransferase, EC 2.7.1.33); catalyzes the first committed step in the universal biosynthetic pathway leading to coenzyme A1), which yields MPVFEKKDTVHTNVPSPRPSTNSHTSSTYIPRYRLSITTNEDINLQSIDPGTVKIDCSGAFIANDDLLRDTVPDINDENNNSSSSTSGTPPSSNTSSDLEEEEEDEFDTEENGGGVSDSSSTTVEDDENQLQQLQQQPLYGGVITKNNITLPQHNDEIIHISVDIGGTLTKLVYFTKSSSNRKNSTRKTAGGGGKLHFQDFQTENFKNEAMKFMIKLIQKSINKSNINPPITYIMATGGGAHKFYNLMKKTFKKHKLPMKIIAKDEMECLIKGLDWLITKIPQEIFTYDLTELTTKFEPIQSKKEIYPYLLVNIGSGVSMVKVTKPGPEGFERIGGSSLGGGTLWGLLSLLTDAKDYNEMLEMAQNGDNENIDLLVGDIYGTNYNKIGLKANHIASSFAKVFKKLRKFNTNTNNTTNSDNDSNKFKKLTAAEKLAQFKQEDIARSLLFSISNNIGQIAYLHALRFNLKRIYFGGSYISGHMQTIHTLSYAVNFWSKGEMQSYFLRHEGYLGSVGAFMMGPAPILEENGNLSNENTNTSIKIANGVQH from the coding sequence ATGCCGgtgtttgaaaaaaaagacacTGTACATACCAATGTTCCATCCCCTAGACCATCTACTAATTCACATACTTCATCTACTTATATTCCTCGATATAGACTAAGTATCACTACCAATGAAGATATAAATTTACAATCTATAGATCCCGGTACTGTGAAAATCGATTGTTCGGGAGCATTTATTgctaatgatgatttattacGAGATACTGTGCCTGAtataaatgatgaaaacaacaattcatcttcttcaacttcaGGAACTCCTCCTCTGTCAAATACATCGTCAGAtcttgaagaagaagaagaagatgaatttgaCACTGAAGAAAATGGTGGAGGTGTAAGTGATTCTTCAAGTACAACtgttgaagatgatgaaaatcaattgcaacaacttcaacaacaaccttTATATGGGGGTGTTATTACGAAAAACAATATCACATTACCGCAACACAATGATGAAATCATACATATATCCGTGGATATTGGTGGTACATTAACCAAATTAGTTTATTTTACCAAATCGTCATCCAATAGGAAAAATTCCACTCGGAAAACcgctggtggtggtggtaaatTACATTTCCAAGATTTCCAAActgaaaatttcaaaaatgaagCTATGAAATTTATGATTAAATTAAtacaaaaatcaattaataaatccaaTATCAATCCTCCTATAACTTATATTATGGCCACTGGTGGAGGAGCACataaattttataatttaatgaagaaaacTTTTAAAAAACATAAATTACCCATGAAAATCATTGCTAAAGATGAGATGGAATGTTTAATTAAAGGATTAGACTGgttaataacaaaaattcCGCAAGAAATTTTCACCTATGATTTAACTGAATTAACCACCAAATTTGAACCAATTCAATcgaaaaaagaaatttatcCTTATTTATTAGTTAATATAGGTAGTGGGGTGAGTATGGTTAAAGTAACTAAACCAGGACCTGAAGgatttgaaagaattggTGGAAGTTCATTAGGTGGAGGTACATTATGGGGGTTACTATCATTATTAACTGATGCTAAAGATTATAATGAAATGTTGGAAATGGCTCAAAATGGggataatgaaaatattgatttattagtaGGGGATATTTATGGAAccaattataataaaattggaTTAAAAGCCAATCATATTGCATCATCGTTTGCcaaagttttcaaaaaactaagaaaattcaacaccaacaccaataaTACGACTAATTCCGATAATGAtagtaataaatttaaaaaattgactGCTGCTGAAAAATTAGCTCAGTTCAAACAAGAAGATATTGCTCGATCCTTATTATTTTCCAtatctaataatattggACAAATTGCTTATTTACATGCATTAAgattcaatttgaaaagaatatattttGGTGGTAGTTATATATCAGGTCATATGCAAACCATCCATACTTTAAGTTATGCTGTGAATTTTTGGTCTAAAGGTGAAATGCAAAGTTATTTCTTACGTCATGAAGGTTATTTAGGAAGTGTTGGTGCTTTTATGATGGGACCAGCTCCAATTCTTGAAGAAAATGGAAACttatcaaatgaaaatacCAACACTAGTATTAAAATTGCCAATGGAGTTCAacattga
- a CDS encoding DNA-damage checkpoint kinase, putative (Similar to S. cerevisiae TEL1;~In S. cerevisiae: protein kinase primarily involved in telomere length regulation; contributes to cell cycle checkpoint control in response to DNA damage; functionally redundant with Mec1p; homolog of human ataxia telangiectasia (ATM) gene), with protein sequence MSTSDINKTIALLQSSKIKERNDALNNLENIAASKFRLNPKQFRQLTQAILGLIKHESQIYFNNKSTTVDSRLSQASYSLRLLTEKSIEDTRIDFKFRTYLDLCMSIKDQFFVHSELLEPCSIDFIKTVTSILNLSYVKEHLNRKEWATLYNFLVSLINNILDDCQGSLSNNGNNEKLLIDLYTALQNLLQCENNVSVNYLQLYDNDNYFKLLRVLDKTSELLKKENVIIIIIFRIINKLITVITTEKFKFVNKLIKIGIRLMVFFHHSHWEKLQEQFLIFINLPGTHDLINLHNLPKLIGDQYILSETNTQEDGNSIHSQADDQDEVFLYNLGVLIHHLMKKLMSGSFELKTDDIGICAINSSLTWFNLKTIYSTSQNYKPWLLTLGVSRLLKSYYDLKQFINKQSNDPQTSLLLYSNGSPNKNKRQKLGSIADTISDSNSAIELCNKLIHSKESSDNQVLGLKLLVFYLDLYTFEKPKEKPTESDSMDTTIGENTTFDFVISTTDNTFIDKNVVMKNILITFDDNSMNFWSSLCARSVLLDEILESNHSGFKFKKTFSIQLLKLSLLLLKEPVVANIACNIVFKLVFEQKTNLSELIDDSVIIQLETLIDLSEINGPYKITEESFQFWYAINKLAIEVNLSKKNFLGRRIQDWMLAKWDITFSPGEDFVSVGSSVANFMYWLSGNSITYSPATTQKSIYEGEICEFYCFAQSYENLEKFLCLKSVTDIKEIPKFEIISIASSDRIDTILNKVNLTFMAFDRSSVASGSLFHWIIVLSNIVAKVRFIKFVTHELTGLQYQLSAGLNSFKDITLSCEEIIGVMEMVNKYLPTDPDTIQIFIQNFPSEKLVNTIKFDYPGLTDKDNRKSFPEDGFGREFSRVRDATTPPFTASTSAMSFMKLNYKKIQSLEVSKFIIITADIEGKLQSDILTSFLNYIETLGTDDFLPSLLFAVENIFTDHSAHFLDEIQLARLLRIINEKLLTTQNYEKNEFALVVISQFLSATAPIWINSSDSSLSSDFYSLVSRLYQSGRDDLILTEASIIEYCKFLAQFITHNDERVFSNTDIKNELLEKFSNSPNNIKDRLAQSFGELVSISTIQQQGQIYSDLFDRFVNPEQSVESAGTYTKFFTNLSQSSLHILRLALFNLLECSRFPFFIPYLETCLKEFCKIMKLDDANRLFKIFKFEILRNWWKYDSIDTFPFVLFSYTDLNSFYRDNYRELIAVALSTKSKSREISNEFVEQLADLKQSHIETLVAESLSIIVPLSYCKDGVRNDMFQVLLDYLKDTLKQEFIDKLPLIVLEIIKFTEISNEKSFESLGTDKSLAIFLADANSSSIIQTAGEMVISFDSSVQLLKKLVEKYHQPEHETFWSSRQIYFLLRRLSISLKSATTLEHKIIFLRKFKFVLILGGKKSVDYAVSRLLVDTLCPLLLDEPSISTDVFLILQLITDVYSHRYTYEKSMVLIIQIINSLLASKAVDRSSSLLDCIDDFVNTGDQDRAICQLLKSSIAILKGQSVEIESSLVELCLEESGPDYIKQMILISRIFGNVVFATSHSGSKLTVVEKLLTISKNQIQEFSDGFKLWISGYLSDFYIEGGCKEDVKALTFDEYEGIPVNDFENEVRSFDFTLKSIEKFIYKDDFQAAACAESIIGVLIRKYETNKREVSKFLNFETMVEKYSDSILPIDFHTCVILNDKADVEYLGDDLVDIIGNFELFLLNGTELWCTKLYLALLQELAVETSIAPLLSTFVIMVPEFAKTSLPVLVCNYLAIKRSHSQDRIISLLNEFLHTSKKSESSIKIFLQILILIRVGAKIFKKPIFANVFAKIDKLKFYQLACEVKQFKTALMLFEDVASDNNSDLHLQDHYQTLQHVYESLDDDDLVFGLPERTTLEYSISMINRVGSSEDKLRFSSAGFDTDMMLHQEPSYSNIVGSLSTAGLLGVSRALSKNASFESNDDSQYEWSWKLSKWDLPISKNATKENEVIYKTLKQIHDFPLNSEEICSTSLLNAVDNKVSATDMSVKEFKQEGINWLKTISTVASIAEIANSTGENIIPMTNQFVEKTQWFGEVEFSMFENLLLARQSTFGLINGRPLLSSPSDAAWIGSLYDLVRYNNLARANGEYQKMVTSTMLVDKVSKKLQSSSLDMVAINANNLASFQTAQTLWSQGNTNVPVMIMKDLYAAGGIEMSENFLKIDPCLIRAIMVDWMSQSRQEVASSIMEKYVLPTEESSNYMTDLQQQSKIFAILARFCEAQYKSKSLSEKISKLEKRVLNKENEIKDLKRQYEKVTVTHAEQKQVQQYYNRLKRQFISESKDLESLRKSKQLFSTKAVQYYMKSIIVDDFEEENLDKFFSLWLEQSGNNELNQTLQSDLLALPSHKLVSWCTQLISRLSNETNGFQILLKKLIINLCLDHPHHSLYLLLSLKKHKPGANEVLNPSLLSRCAAAQAIWDQLLQQDHRYVSEVLLPIDGFTDHCTTLAAYKVSKGKNIDLTKFPSGEYWLNELPAIPPPTKTIKVDPNGQYKNVPVLHSIDKKIQIATSGLSLPKIANFTLSDGTEHRVLLKHGTDGIRQDSIMEQVFNKVNNIFAKDRECNKRGLTIRTYNAVPLGPLSGIIEFVPNSMAFIDVISGYHQIHDKISYDKAREIMKSCQSGDKQKRIHSFEQIETKIKPVMRYFFQETFLTSDSWFESRVKYTHGIATSSIVGHILGLGDRHCNNILIDRSTGEPIHIDLGVAFDQGKRLAIPETVPFRLTRDIVDGFGVTGVEGMFKKSCEHTLRVLRSNKEHIISILDVLRWDPLYSWTLSRFKKRKLQEDETGPGVQPEEEGSEAGTAIMTVIEKLNANGLSTEAAVRELIQEATSTQNLALIYFGWSPFY encoded by the coding sequence ATGTCTACGTCAGATATTAACAAAACCATAGCATTATTACAATCATCgaaaatcaaagaaagaaatgaCGCgttaaataatttagaaaataTAGCAGCATCGAAGTTTAGATTAAACCCTAAACAGTTTAGACAATTAACTCAAGCAATATTAGGATTAATTAAGCATGAATCacaaatatattttaataataaatccaCTACAGTTGACTCACGATTAAGCCAGGCATCTTATAGTCTACGACTCCTCActgaaaaatcaattgaagataCAAGAATCGATTTCAAATTCCGCACATATCTTGATTTATGTATGAGCATTAAggatcaattttttgtacACTCAGAATTGTTAGAGCCttgttcaattgattttattaaaacaGTAACAAGCATTTTGAACTTAAGCTATGTTAAAGAACATCTAAATAGGAAAGAGTGGGCTACATTATACAATTTCTTGGTTTCATTAATCAATAACATATTAGATGATTGCCAAGGATCCTTATCAAACAACggtaataatgaaaaattgttgattgatttgtATACAGCGTTGCAGAATTTATTACAGTGTGAAAATAATGTTTCTGTGAATTATTTACAGTTGTATGACAATGACAATTATTTCAAGTTGTTAAGAGTATTGGATAAAACTTcagaattattgaaaaaagagaatgttatcattattattattttccgaataataaacaaattgatcaCGGTGATTACTACtgaaaaattcaagtttgtcaacaaattaattaaGATCGGTATCAGGCTTATGGTTTTCTTTCACCATTCACATTGGGAGAAATTGCAGGAACAATTTcttatatttatcaatttacCAGGGACTCATGACTTGATTAATTTACACAATTTACCAAAATTGATTGGCGATCAATATATTCTTAGTGAAACAAATACACAAGAAGATGGAAATTCAATACATTCACAAGCCGATGATCAAGATGAAGTGTTTTTATACAACCTAGGGGTGCTCattcatcatttaatgaagaaattaatgtctggatcatttgaattaaaaaCTGACGATATCGGAATTTGTGCAATCAATAGCAGTCTTACATGGTTCAATTTAAAAACTATATATTCAACTTCGCAAAACTACAAGCCATGGTTGTTGACTTTAGGAGTGTCACGTCTATTGAAATCATATTACGActtgaaacaatttataaataaacaGTCAAATGATCCACAAACGAgccttcttctttattcaAATGGGTCTCCCAATAAGAATAAGCGGCAAAAACTAGGTTCGATTGCGGATACCATTAGTGATTCCAATAGCGCAATTGAGCTTTGcaataaattaattcattcCAAAGAATCATCAGATAATCAAGTATTGGGcttgaaattgttggtgTTTTACCTTGATCTATatacttttgaaaaaccaaaagaaaagccAACGGAATCAGATAGTATGGATACGACTATTGGTGAAAACACAACTTTTGACTTTGTCATATCAACCACTGATAACACATTCATTGACAAAAACGTAGTTATGAAGAATATTTTGATCACTTTTGACGACAattcaatgaatttttGGAGTAGTCTTTGCGCAAGATCAGTTTTATTAGATGAAATATTGGAACTGAACCATAGTGggtttaaatttaaaaaaacattttcaatccaacttttgaaattatctTTACTTTTGTTAAAAGAGCCAGTGGTTGCCAATATTGCGTGTAATATCGTCTTTAAATTGGTATTCGAGCAGAAAACAAACCTAAGTGAGTTGATTGATGATTCTGTTATCATTCAATTGGAAACTTTAATTGATCTCTCAGAAATCAATGGACCATACAAAATTACTGAAGAAAGTTTCCAGTTTTGGTATGCCATCAACAAATTAGCAATTGAAGTGAACTTGTCCAAGAAAAACTTCTTGGGTCGACGAATTCAAGATTGGATGTTAGCAAAATGGGATATCACCTTTTCACCTGGAGAAGATTTTGTTAGTGTTGGTTCGAGTGTAGCCAATTTCATGTATTGGTTGTCGGGAAACTCGATTACGTATAGTCCAGCAACAActcaaaaatcaatttatgaAGGTGAGATTTGTGAATTTTACTGCTTTGCACAATCATATGAgaatttagaaaaatttttgtgTTTGAAATCTGTAACAGATATCAAGGAGATCCCCAAGTTTGAGATAATCAGCATTGCCAGCAGTGACAGAATTGACAcaatattgaataaagTAAATCTTACATTTATGGCGTTTGATAGAAGTCTGGTTGCCAGTGGCAGTTTATTTCATTGGATTATTGTTTTACTGAACATTGTTGCAAAAGTGCGTTTCATAAAATTTGTTACTCATGAATTGACTGGATTACAATATCAGTTGTCGGCCGGATTGAACTCGTTTAAGGATATCACTTTAAGTTGTGAAGAGATTATTGGTGTGATGGAAATGGTTAATAAGTATTTACCAACAGATCCAGATACAATACAGattttcattcaaaatttcCCACTGGAGAAATTAGTTAATACTATCAAGTTTGACTACCCGGGACTTACAGATAAGGACAATAGAAAATCGTTTCCCGAGGATGGATTTGGACGGGAGTTTTCTAGAGTCAGAGATGCTACGACCCCTCCCTTTACCGCTTCAACCAGTGCAATGTCttttatgaaattgaattacaaaaagaTCCAGTCTCTTGAAGTATCAAagtttattataattactGCTGATATTGAAGGGAAATTACAATCAGATATCTTGACTTCgtttttgaattatatCGAAACATTGGGTACTGATGACTTTCTTCCATCGCTTTTGTTTGCCGTGGAGAATATCTTTACTGATCATCTGGCTCATTTTCTTGATGAAATACAGCTTGCTAGATTGTTGAGAattataaatgaaaaactATTAACTACCCAGAATTACGAAAAGAACGAGTTTGCATTGGTGGTGATTTCTCAATTTTTGTCAGCTACAGCACCAATTTGGATAAATTCATCAGATAGCTCATTATCAAGTGATTTTTATAGTTTGGTCCTGCGACTTTATCAGTCTGGAAGAGATGACTTGATTTTAACTGAAGCTTccattattgaatattgCAAATTTTTAGCACAATTTATCACTCACAATGACGAAAGggttttttcaaatactgacattaaaaatgaactacttgaaaaattttcaaattcacccaacaatatcaaagaCAGATTGGCACAATCGTTTGGAGAACTTGTTTCGATATCCACTATACAACAACAGGGACAAATCTATTCTGATCTTTTTGATAGATTTGTGAATCCTGAACAATCTGTTGAATCTGCTGGTACATACACTAAGTTCTTTACGAATTTATCCCAATCGTCTTTACATATATTGAGATTGGCATTGTTTAATTTGCTTGAATGCTCACGGTTCCCTTTTTTCATTCCCTATTTGGAAACATGCTTGAAAGAGTTTTGTAAAATCATGAAGCTAGATGATGCTAACAGGTTgttcaaaattttcaaattcgAGATCTTGCGAAACTGGTGGAAGTATGATTCAATCGATACATTTCCATTTGTATTGTTTCTGTACACAGATTTGAATTCCTTTTACCGTGATAATTATCGTGAATTGATCGCTGTTGCATTGTCGACAAAATCAAAGAGCAGGGAAATCAGTAATGAGTTTGTTGAGCAATTGGCTGACTTGAAGCAATCTCATATCGAAACTTTAGTTGCAGAaagtttatcaattattgttCCATTGTCGTACTGCAAAGATGGAGTCAGAAACGATATGTTTCAAGTCCTTCTTGATTACTTGAAAGACACACTTAAGCAAGAATTTATAGACAAGTTACCTTTGATTGTATtagaaattatcaaattcacCGAAATATCAAATGAGAAGTCTTTTGAGAGTCTTGGCACAGATAAATCACTTGCAATATTCTTAGCTGATGCTAATTCATCGTCAATAATCCAAACTGCTGGTGAAATGgtaatttcatttgattcTAGTGTccaattattaaagaaattagtTGAGAAATATCACCAGCCCGAGCATGAAACTTTTTGGTCCTCAAGACAAATATACTTTCTTCTTAGAAGGTTATCAATCTCCTTGAAATCAGCAACAACACTTGAGCATAagattatatttttgaGGAAATTCAAGTTTGTATTAATTTTAGGTGGCAAGAAATCGGTTGACTATGCTGTTTCTCGTCTTCTAGTTGATACTTTATGCCCTTTACTATTAGACGAaccatcaatatcaacagATGTATTCTTGATATTGCAGTTAATAACTGATGTGTACCTGCATCGCTATACATATGAGAAATCCATGGtgttaataattcaaattataaattccTTGTTGGCATCTAAGGCTGTTGATCGATCAAGTAGTTTACTAGATTgcattgatgattttgttaATACTGGTGACCAAGATAGAGCAATTTGCCAACTTcttaaatcatcaattgcAATTTTAAAGGGTCAATCAGTGGAAATCGAATCTTCTTTGGTTGAGTTATGTTTGGAGGAAAGTGGGCCTGATTATATAAAgcaaatgattttgatttcgaGAATTTTTGGCAATGTTGTTTTTGCTACAAGCCACAGTGGAAGCAAATTGACTGTGGTTGAGAAATTATTGACTATCAGTAAAAATCAGATTCAGGAATTTTCTGATGGATTTAAATTATGGATTTCTGGTTATTTGTCTGATTTTTATATCGAAGGTGGCTGCAAGGAAGATGTAAAAGCTCTTACATTTGATGAATATGAAGGAATCCCTGtgaatgattttgaaaatgagGTTCgatcttttgattttactttaaaatcaattgaaaaatttatctACAAAGATGATTTCCAAGCCGCGGCTTGTGCTGAATCGATTATTGGTGTTTTAATCAGAAAGTACGAAACAAATAAACGTGAAGTTTCCaagtttttgaatttcGAAACTATGGTTGAAAAGTATTCCGATAGTATACTcccaattgattttcataCCTGTGTTATATTAAACGATAAAGCTGATGTCGAATACTTGGGAGATGACTTAGTGGATataattggaaattttgaattatttttattgaatgGCACTGAGTTGTGGTGCACTAAGTTGTACTTGGCTCTTTTACAGGAATTGGCAGTTGAGACTAGCATTGCACCGCTTTTAAGCACTTTTGTTATAATGGTTCCTGAATTTGCTAAAACGTCCTTGCCAGTTTTGGTGTGTAATTATTTGGCTATAAAGCGTAGTCACAGTCAAGACAGAATTATTTCCCTTTTGAATGAGTTTTTGCACACTTCTAAAAAATCAGAATCTTCTATCAAGAtctttcttcaaattttgattttgattagGGTTGGTGCCAAAATTTTTAAGAAACCTATTTTTGCTAATGTGTTtgcaaaaattgataagtTGAAATTCTACCAATTGGCCTGTGAAGTGAAACAATTTAAGACTGCGTTAATGTTGTTTGAAGATGTGGCATCAGATAATAACTCAGATTTGCATTTGCAAGATCATTATCAAACATTGCAACATGTTTATGAGTCGttggatgatgatgatttagtGTTTGGATTACCAGAAAGAACCACTCTAGAATATTCAATATCCATGATCAACCGAGTTGGGAGTTCAGAGGACAAACTTCGATTTAGTAGTGCTGGTTTTGATACCGATATGATGTTGCATCAAGAGCCATCATATTCTAATATAGTCGGATCTTTGTCAACAGCAGGTCTTTTGGGGGTGTCAAGAGCATTAAGCAAAAACGCTAGTTTTGAATCTAACGACGATTCTCAATATGAATGGAGTTGGAAACTATCTAAATGGGATTTAccaatttccaaaaatgCTACCAAAGAAAACGAAGTGATATACAAGACCTTGAAACAAATTCACGATTTCCCCTTGAATCTGGAAGAGATATGTCTGACTTCACTTTTGAATGCTGTGGATAATAAAGTGTCAGCGACTGACATGAGTGTCaaagaatttaaacaaGAAGGAATAAATTGGTTGAAGACTATTTCAACCGTAGCTTCCATTGCAGAAATTGCAAATTCCACAGGTGAAAACATAATACCAATGACAAATCAGTTTGTGGAGAAAACACAATGGTTTGGGGAAGTTGAATTTAGTATGTTTGAGAATTTATTGTTGGCTAGGCAATCAACATTTGGGTTAATAAATGGTAGACCTCTTTTGAGTTCACCTTCAGATGCTGCGTGGATTGGCTCATTGTATGATTTGGTTAGATATAACAATTTAGCAAGGGCCAATGGAGAGTATCAAAAAATGGTGACATCGACAATGTTGGTTGACAAAGTATCCAAAAAACTTCAAAGTAGCTCTTTGGATATGGTTGCTATCAATGCTAACAATTTGGCATCTTTTCAAACTGCGCAAACTCTTTGGAGTCAGGGAAACACCAACGTACCagtgatgataatgaaagaTTTGTATGCAGCAGGTGGTATCGAGATGTCAGAAAACTTTTTAAAAATAGATCCATGTTTGATAAGAGCCATAATGGTGGATTGGATGTCACAATCACGCCAGGAAGTTGCCTCTAGCATTATGGAGAAATATGTTTTGCCAACAGAGGAGCTGTCGAATTACATGACTGACCTTCAACAgcaatcaaaaatatttgcAATTCTTGCCCGTTTTTGTGAGGCACAATACAAATCCAAATCTCTAAGcgaaaaaatatcaaagtTGGAGAAAAGGGTACTTAATAAggaaaatgaaatcaaagatCTTAAAAGGCAGTATGAAAAAGTAACTGTTACACATGCCGAACAGAAACAGGTACAGCAATATTATAATAGATTGAAAAGGCAATTTATTTCTGAAAGTAAGGACTTGGAATCGTTGCGAAAGAGCAAACAGTTGTTTTCTACCAAAGCAGTTCAATATTATATGAAGAgtataattgttgatgattttgaagaagAGAATTTGGACAAATTTTTCTCCTTGTGGTTGGAGCAATCAGGAAATAACgaattaaatcaaacacTTCAGTCCGATTTATTGGCGTTACCTAGTCATAAACTTGTTTCTTGGTGTACCCAGTTGATATCAAGGTTatcaaatgaaacaaatggtttccaaatattattgaaaaaattgataataaactTGTGCCTTGATCATCCTCATCATTCgttgtatttgttgttgtcattAAAGAAGCATAAACCTGGTGCAAATGAGGTGTTGAACCCACTGTTACTTTCTAGATGTGCAGCTGCTCAAGCAATCTGGgatcaattattacaacAAGATCATCGATATGTTCTGGAAGTGTTGTTGCCAATCGATGGTTTCACCGATCATTGTACAACTTTGGCTGCTTATAAAGTCTCCAAGGgtaaaaatattgatttgactAAATTCCCTTCTGGCGAATATTGGTTGAATGAGTTGCCAGCAATTCCACCGCCAactaaaacaataaaagttGATCCTAATGGACAATATAAGAATGTTCCAGTATTGCATTCAATAGACAAAAAGATTCAGATTGCGACATCTGGGTTAAGTTTGCCAAAGATTGCCAATTTCACGTTATCAGATGGGACTGAGCATCGTGTATTGTTGAAGCATGGTACCGATGGTATTCGACAAGACTCTATTATGGAACAAGTTTTCAACAAAGTGAACAATATTTTTGCTAAAGATCGAGAATGTAACAAGAGAGGATTGACTATTCGGACATATAATGCGGTTCCCTTAGGGCCGTTATCGGGGATAATTGAGTTTGTCCCCAATTCCATGGCATTTATCGATGTTATTAGTGGATATCATCAAATACATGATAAGATTAGTTATGATAAGGCAAGAGAGATTATGAAACTGTGCCAGTCTGGTGATAAACAAAAGCGAATACATAGCTTCgaacaaattgaaacgAAAATCAAACCAGTTATGCGGTATTTTTTCCAAGAAACGTTTTTAACTTCTGATAGTTGGTTTGAGAGTCGAGTTAAGTATACTCATGGAATTGCCACTTCATCCATTGTTGGACATATATTAGGACTTGGTGATCGACATTGTAATAATATCTTGATAGATCGAAGCACAGGTGAACCTATTCATATTGATCTTGGTGTTGCCTTTGATCAAGGTAAACGATTAGCTATACCAGAAACAGTTCCGTTTAGATTGACGCgtgatattgttgatggATTTGGTGTTACTGGAGTTGAAGGGA